ATCGAGCCGGAATGCGCGTTACATCGAGCGAACAGCAAGTTTCGCCGCCGTTTTTCTCACGTCGAGCAGCGCGTTAAGGAATCGGGCCGTTCGTGGAACGAGTTTTCCTTAGACGAACTGGATTCCTTTTGGAAGGAAGCCAAGGACTTGGAACGGCGCGGCTGCGGCGACGGGGAATAGGTTGGCTGTGAAGATAGATGTAACCAAATAAAGGAGGACTTGTAATGAACAAAACAGAATTAATTGCGAGTGTCGCACAGAAATCCGATCTGACGAAAAAAGATGCTGAAAAAGCGGTAAAGGCTGTATTTGAAGCCATCAGCGAAAGCTTGATCGAAGGCGATAAAGTACAGATTATCGGTTTCGGCACTTTTGAAGTTCGCCAGCGCAAAGCCCGTGAAGGCCGCAATCCGCGCAACAACGAACCGATTCAGATCGAAGCTTCCAAGACACCGGCATTTAAAGCTGGCAAACAGTTAAAAGACTTGGTCAACAATAAATAATGTCGTAAAACGAGGGCCGCATAGTACACGGCCCTTTTCTTTACTTGATTTTTGTCGTAACATAGAGATAGTAAGGTAATCGTATCTTCTACCCAAAAGAAGGGATTTGTATGACGAAGAAAAAAGTCCTGATCATGTCGGCGTCGATCGGCACAGGACATACGCAGGCAGCGCGCGCAATAGAAGAATATGTGAAAACGATTCCTGCCGACTGGGAGGTAGAGCACGTCGATTTTCTTTCTAACGACGTCTTGTCTATCGATAATATCGTCAAGGAGACGTATATCAAAATCCTGGACTTATTCCCTTTATTATACGATTTGATGTACTACTCTTCTCAGGGCTATAAGAAGGGCATGGCAGTTAAGACGCTCATTTCTTGGGGGCTGAAGCGCCGCATGCTGCGCGTTTTAGCCGACAAGAAGCCGGACGTCCTCGTCTTCACCCATCCGTTTCCGGCCGGCGCGGCGGCTCTGCTCAAGCGTCAGCGCCGCTTAACGATTCCCCTCGTCGGCATCATTACGGATTTTGCCATTCATCAGCTGTGGGTATACCCGCAGATCGACGCGTATTTTGTTGCCGCGTCTCCCCTGAAAAAGCTGCTGACCGAGCAGGGCATCGACGGCCGGAAGATTACCGTGTCGGGAATTCCCGTCCGCAGCGCCTTTAAGCAGGGCACGTGGCGCTGGGATGAAGACCATCAGCGCAACAAAAACGTCCTCATCATGGGCGGCGGATTGGGCATGGGGTCTATCCGCCAGTCTCTGGTACGCCTTGACAAGCTGGACGATGTCGATAGCTTTACTGTCGTTACGGGATATAACGCCGATTTATACGATGAAATTTATCAGCTTCGCCGCGAACTGCGCCATCCCGTCAAGGTACTGGGGTATACGAACCGCATTGCCGAGCTCATGGCGAAGGCGGCCCTCCTGGTCACGAAGCCGGGAGCGCTGACGTGCACGGAAGCGGCGACGGTTCAGGTGCCGATGGTGTTGTACAGCCCCATTCCCGGACAGGAAGAGGCGAACGCCATGTACATGCAGGAGAAGGGCTGCGCCCGCTGGGCGAAGGGACAGGAAAATCTGGCCGTCATTACGGCAGATTTGCTGCGGCACCCGGAAAAACTGCAGGCTATGTCGGAGGCCAGCGTGTCGTGCCACCGCGACGGAGCGCGTATTATTGCGACTCACATTCGTCAGATTGTATTTCCGGACGATGAGGAATCCCTGTCGGTCTGCGGCAGCGAATATTCTCACGAATCAATATAACTAAGCCGGATGGCCCATAGTCTTCACTATGGAAGCAGCATCCGGCTCTTTTTATAGGAGGAATGGCAAGTGAAAAAGACTACTACACGGCGGCCCCGCCAGACCAGACAGCCGCGTCGTCCCAAGGGCTCGTCATCACGGCCGTGGGTCGTCCTGCTGTGCCTTATCGCCTTATGCATCGGCGCGTATTGGCTTGCCGGCGACAAGGATACGGGCAGGGAAACGTCGTCGGACCGGCAGATGGAACAGATAGAAACGGTTCGCGACGACGGAAAAGACGCCGTATATACAGATACTTCCCAGGAATTAAGCGATGCCATTGCGGCTTGGCTCAAGGAACAGGGGGCCGACGTACAGGAGCTGAAGCGCGAAGAGCGGAGCGAAGACCGGCAGGCGACGGGCGGCGCGATTTACTGGACGACGCGCAGCACCGCCGTGACGCCGTCTGAGCCCTTCTCCCGGGAAAAATTGGAAAAATTCCTGCAAAAGAGCGGCGGCAAAGCGTCTATATACCGGGTGACCCAGACGAAGCTCGACGGGAAGGACGCGGTGGAATACGATATCGCTTACTTCGATACCCTCGACGGCGATCCGCTGTACCTGGTGACGGACAAGCTGTACGTTTTGCCGGTGCAGGAAAAGGGCGGCTTAGTCAAGAATATAAAGGACATATTCACAGAATCGTCTTCGCCTGACGATGAAAAGAAGCAACAGGCAGAAACGAAGAAAGCTGTAACGGAATCGAAGCCAGAGCAGACTGAGCCGAAGCAAAGTCATCCGGCTCAAGTACAGGGCCGTCTGGCCATCGTTATTGACGACTGCGGCGTCGACCTCGATACGTTGTCGCGTATGAATTCCATTCCCGTCCCGCTGACATATGCCGTCATGCCGTATAAGGCTCATACAGCCGAAGCCGCCGCCAGCGGCTACAGCGCGGGACGCAAGATATTTGTGCACATGCCCATGCAGCCTCTGAACACGACGTCGTCGGAAGAAATATTTATCGGCGGCGACATGAGCGACAGCAAGATTCAGGCTACGGCTAATGAAATCCTCGATCAGGTGCCCTATGCCGTCGGCATGAACAACCACCAGGGATCAATGGCCACGGCAGACGAACGCATCATGAAAAGCGTCATGTCCGTTATGAGGCAGCGCGGGCTGGCCTTCCTCGACAGCCGCACGAACAGCGCCTCCGTAGGCGAGCAGACTGCTTCGGCTATGGGCGTCATGACAGGCCGCAATAACCTGTTCATCGACAATGATTCCGATGTGGCTTCTATTAAAGAACGGCTGCGTCAGGGCGGAGACATGGCGATACGAAACGGCAGCGCCGTCGTCATCGGCCACTGCAGGCCGAATACGGCGCAGGCTCTCAGCGAAATGGTCGATGAGCTCCATGCCAAGGGCGTCGACATCGTATTTGTAACGGACTTGATGTCGTAGCGGGGGAAGACTATGGATATAGGGGATAGTACGATTTCTATATACATTCTGATATTCGTCATGGGCGGCGGATTTTTGGCAGGCTTCGTCGACGCCATTGCCGGAGGCGGAGGCCTTATTTCCCTGCCGGTGCTGCTGGCGACGGGCATGCCGCCCCATCTGGCTATCGGTACGAATAAATTTTCCGCTACCTTCGGCGCCGTCATGAGCGCCTGGCAGTTCTGGCGGGCCGGCAAGGTAGACGTCCACCTGATGAAGATAGCCCTGCCCTGTACCTTCGTTGGAGCCGTGCTGGGCTGCGCCTGTATGCTTCACCTGTCGGCCCAATGGCTCCAGCCGATTATCATCGCGGCCCTGGTGGCGACGATTCTCTTTGTTTTCAGCCGGGGAAGCTCTATGGGAGCGGTCAATACGTATCAGGGCGAGACGAAGAAGAACCTGGCCTTAGCCATGGCCGCAGCCGGCGCTATCGGATTTTACGACGGTTTCATCGGTCCCGGCACGGGAACCTTTCTCATCGTGGCCTTTGTTTCCCTGGGCTTTGATTTCATCATCGCCGCCGGCAACGCCAAGGTGCTGAACCTGATGAGCAATCTGACCAGCTTCGTCCTCCTCGTATACTGGGGAAAAATATTGTATATTTACGGCGCGGCGATGGCCGTTTGCCTGTTTGCCGGCGCGTATTTCGGCTCCCGTCTGGCGATACGGCGCGGTACGGCCTTTGTCCGGGCGATTATGCTCGTCGTGACGACCGTGTTAATTGTTAAGCTGGCCTTGGATTACGCCGGATTACTATAGCGAAGGAGGGAATGCGATGATGGAATCTGCTCAGAAAACGGTCTTCATCAGCGGCGGCACGTCGGGCATCGGCCTGGCGGCAGCGGAAATTTTACTGGAAAGAGGCTGGACCGTCGCGGTCAGCGGCCGCAGCGCTGAGCGGGGCAAGGCGGCTCTGGACTATTTGAACGTCGGCAGCCGTGCCGTATATATGAGCGGCGACGTAGGCAATGATGAGGACTGCCGCCGCATGATTGGTGAAACGGTTCGTCAGTTTGGACGGCTGGACGGCCTCGTTACGTCGGCAGGATATTATGAAGAATGCCTGCTGGAATATACTGACGACGAACAGGTGCGGAAGATGTTTGCCGTCAACGTGTACGGCACGATTTCCTTGTGCAGATATGCTCTGCCGTATCTCAAGAAGACCTGCGGCAGCATCGTCACCGTAAGCAGCGACGCCGGCCTGCAGGGAAACGTAGCCTGCTCGGTTTACGGCGCGACGAAGGGGGCCGTCGTGGCTTTTACGAAATCCCTGGCACTGGAGGCGGCGCCCCATCAGGTGCGGGTTAACTGCGTCTGTCCCGGCGACGTAGAAACGCCGCTTTTGGAAAAGCAGCTGCAAGGCGACCCGTCCCTGACAATAGAATCCATGAAAGAACAGTACCCCTTGTACCGGCTGGCGAAACCGCAGGAAGTGGGGAAGGCCATCGCCTTTTTGCTCAGCGACGACGCGTCGTTTATCACCGCTGCGGCTCTTCCCGTCGACGGCGGTTTGACAAGCTGGTAAAAACATGGGAAAATAAATTAACTCATCAAATTTGCGCAAATGAGGTGGTATATATGTCAGAAGAAATGAAAACAGTAGAACAGCTGCAGGAAGAAATTGCCAAGCTGAAACAGGAATTGGCCGATTTGAAATCCAGTCAGGCTCCGGCTCAGGAAGCTGAGCCCGTCGCTGCGGCCGATCAGGAAATTCCCGGCGGCGAAAGCGAAATGGCCCTGCAAGTCCTCCAGACGATTGAGCAGTCTACAGACGATGTAGACGTTAAAGTCGAGACGCTGTGCCGCTGGGCGGCGGCCCGCGCCGGTGCGATTGTCGTCGCACCGCTGCTGGGAACGGTGGCTCTCATGGCGAACGAAGTATATCTCGTCAGCCGCATCGCCCGCATTTACAACGTCAAGCTGACCGAACGGGCCCTCATCGCCTTCCTCGGCGCCGTCGGCAGCCGCATGATCGGCACCCTGCTTACGACGCTCATCCCGTTCAGCGTCATTCAGGTTCCCGTAGCCGTAGGCATTACGTACAGCCTGGGCCGCGTGACGCAGCGCTGGATGAAGGACGGCATGCCCAGCGACATGACGCCGTACGTCGAAATGATGGGCGAATGGAAGGACAAAGCACGCGAACAGGTCGACCGCCTGCGTGAAAATCCCTTGAAAAACGTTCCCCTCGGCGACGAAACCGTCGATTTCATCAAGCGGTGGGGCGGTACGGCTGCGGAAAAATTCCAGGACGTCAAGGAAAAAGGTCAGGAATTATACCACAATGTCCGCCATAAGGACGATTTAGTAGAAGAAATTATCGAAGAAAAAGCGGCGGAAGACGCGGCGAAGGCCGTCGCTGCAGAAACGGCGGCCGAAGCTGCCGACGACGCGGCAGAACAGGCTGCGGCAGCCGAAACAACGGAAACAGAGAAAAAGACTACGGTAGAAGAACAGGTCAAGGCCGCCGTAGAAGACGCCAAGATTCCGCTGGATTAAAAAGGGACGATGCGTATGTGGAAACTGCTGAGCTTTTTCGCCCGTTTTTATACGCCGGGAAAATTTATTCGCTTTATACGGGGAACGGGACGGCGCCTTCATTTCCTGCCCAAGCTGATGACAATTTTTTACTGCATGCAGGATAAGGATACGCCGAAGTTCGTCAAGCTGGCCCTGATGGGGGCCCTGGGGTACGTCATACTGCCTCTGGATTTAGTGTCCGACGCCTTTATCGGCATCGGCTGGCTCGACGACGCCGCCGTCGTAGCGGCGGCCCTGCGCTTGGCCGGAACGTACGTCAAGCCGGAGCACCTGGAAAAGGTACGCCGCATGTTTCCCTTTGCCAACGTGTGACGATATAGACAATTCCGATACGGATATCCGTGTTGGGATTGTCTATTTCTCATGAATTGGCGAAATTCCTTTGACAAACATACGCACTCATCGTAAAATGATGTGAGTGTGCTATATAGGAGGATGAATTGGCATGGTTACTGTTACTGAAAAAGTGCGGTTTTATGAAACCGATATGATGGGAATTGCCCACCACTCCAACCACATCCGCTGGTTTGAATGCGGCCGCTGCGAGTATTTAAGGCAGGCCGGCATAGACTTGTTCGAGCTGATGGACGAAGGCATATTATTTCCCATAAAGAGCGTCTCCTGCGAGTACGTCAGCCCCATTAACTACGCCGATACCATCGTGATTGAAACGCGTCTGACCCGTCTGTCGCGGGCCCAGATGACGTATTCATACCGCATTGTGCGCAAGGAAGACGGCGTCCTGCTGGCCGTCGGCACGTCGCAGAACGTGTTTACTCATAAGGATACGGGGACAGTGGCCCGCTTGGACGACAGGCACTACAATAAATTGAAAGCATGGTATGAGCGGGAGGAAGCTTCTGCCCAATAATGGAGGAATGACAAGTGGAGCGGAATAGACAGCCTATCGGCGTATTCGATTCCGGCGTCGGCGGTTTGACTGTCGTAAATAAGCTGCGCATGCTGCTGCCTCATGAAAATATCATTTATGTCGGCGATACGAAGCGCAATCCCTACGGTTCGCGCACGCCGGAAGAAATATTTTCATATACGAGAGATATACTGCGTTTTATGAGCGAAAAAGAGGTCAAGCTCGTCGCTATCGGCTGCAATACCGTAACGGCCGTGGCCTACGAGACGGTGCGGAAAGAAGTGCCGTATCCCCTCATCGGCATGAGCCGCGGCATTCGTACGGCCCGGGAAATCAGCGCCAAGAAAAAAATCGCCGTCTTCGCGACGGATTTGACGATTGCCAATCACAGCCATAAAAAAATGGCTGCGGCCATCGATCCGGACATCGAAATTGTAGAACAAGCCTGCCCGGCCTTGGCCAATCTCGTCGAGCGGGGCGTCCTGTCCGGCGAGGAGATCATGGAGCCCCTTCGTCGATATACGGCCCCGGTCATTGCGTCCGGAGCTGATACGGCCATTTTTGGCTGCACGCATTTTCCCTTTGTGCAGCCTTTATTCGAAGAGCTGTGCGGCGATACGATCGCCTTTGTAGACCCGGCTCACGAAATGGCCTTACAGACGCTGGAAGTATTAAAGAAGGGCGGCCTTCTCAATCACGACCGCCTGCCGGGATATCTGCGCCTTTGCTTTACCGCCGAGGCCCGGCGCGGCGGCAAGCTGGCCGAACATCTCATTCCGGCCAACGAATTTACAGTTGAAGAAATATCCTTTGCCTGAGGGCGGAGAAAATTACGGCCTTATCGGATAGATAAGGCATCAAAAAGGAGTCTTGCGCCGTGTTATTGTATGTATTGATCAACATCGTCATTGCCGTTATCGGCATCGTCGCCGTACTGTATCTTCTGTTTCGCTTGTTTGCCTGGAGGCAGGGCGACGCCCGCTTCGTCATCGAGGCGCGCCGCCGCAAGCCCTTTGAGCTGAAGCAGATGACGGCTGATACGGCTGTCTTTGAAACGGAAGTTCCCTTTCATAACGCCGGGCGTCAGTTAGGCACGATCATGGATTTTTATCCCCGTACGCTGCTGCCGAGAGAACAATACGACAAATGCGTCGTCCATTCGCAGCTGGCTAATAAAGAAGCCGAACGGGACGACAACTACTGGGAATCTGTCATTTACTATCCTGGAAAAGGAAGCAGCCTTCGCGTCACCATCGCCCTCGTCAGCAAGAGCGGCAATATCCGCGAAGATTTGAAGACTTTCCCCGACATGCCCATCGATTTGGTATACCAGGTCGTGTCGAGAAGCGAATGGTACATCCACAAAGCCCGCATTACCCTGAAGGCTTCGGAAGTACAGCACGCATTGGAACTGCATTAGGAGGTATATGGAAATGGCAGAATTAGAACTTGTACCGATTAAGACGAGAATCCTTACGGATAAAGATGACATTGTCGATGCCATTGAAGAATATGCAAAGGATATTGTCGGTCCCGACGATATCGTATGCACGGCCG
This region of Megasphaera stantonii genomic DNA includes:
- a CDS encoding HU family DNA-binding protein — protein: MNKTELIASVAQKSDLTKKDAEKAVKAVFEAISESLIEGDKVQIIGFGTFEVRQRKAREGRNPRNNEPIQIEASKTPAFKAGKQLKDLVNNK
- a CDS encoding MGDG synthase family glycosyltransferase, which encodes MTKKKVLIMSASIGTGHTQAARAIEEYVKTIPADWEVEHVDFLSNDVLSIDNIVKETYIKILDLFPLLYDLMYYSSQGYKKGMAVKTLISWGLKRRMLRVLADKKPDVLVFTHPFPAGAAALLKRQRRLTIPLVGIITDFAIHQLWVYPQIDAYFVAASPLKKLLTEQGIDGRKITVSGIPVRSAFKQGTWRWDEDHQRNKNVLIMGGGLGMGSIRQSLVRLDKLDDVDSFTVVTGYNADLYDEIYQLRRELRHPVKVLGYTNRIAELMAKAALLVTKPGALTCTEAATVQVPMVLYSPIPGQEEANAMYMQEKGCARWAKGQENLAVITADLLRHPEKLQAMSEASVSCHRDGARIIATHIRQIVFPDDEESLSVCGSEYSHESI
- a CDS encoding divergent polysaccharide deacetylase family protein; the encoded protein is MKKTTTRRPRQTRQPRRPKGSSSRPWVVLLCLIALCIGAYWLAGDKDTGRETSSDRQMEQIETVRDDGKDAVYTDTSQELSDAIAAWLKEQGADVQELKREERSEDRQATGGAIYWTTRSTAVTPSEPFSREKLEKFLQKSGGKASIYRVTQTKLDGKDAVEYDIAYFDTLDGDPLYLVTDKLYVLPVQEKGGLVKNIKDIFTESSSPDDEKKQQAETKKAVTESKPEQTEPKQSHPAQVQGRLAIVIDDCGVDLDTLSRMNSIPVPLTYAVMPYKAHTAEAAASGYSAGRKIFVHMPMQPLNTTSSEEIFIGGDMSDSKIQATANEILDQVPYAVGMNNHQGSMATADERIMKSVMSVMRQRGLAFLDSRTNSASVGEQTASAMGVMTGRNNLFIDNDSDVASIKERLRQGGDMAIRNGSAVVIGHCRPNTAQALSEMVDELHAKGVDIVFVTDLMS
- a CDS encoding sulfite exporter TauE/SafE family protein, which translates into the protein MDIGDSTISIYILIFVMGGGFLAGFVDAIAGGGGLISLPVLLATGMPPHLAIGTNKFSATFGAVMSAWQFWRAGKVDVHLMKIALPCTFVGAVLGCACMLHLSAQWLQPIIIAALVATILFVFSRGSSMGAVNTYQGETKKNLALAMAAAGAIGFYDGFIGPGTGTFLIVAFVSLGFDFIIAAGNAKVLNLMSNLTSFVLLVYWGKILYIYGAAMAVCLFAGAYFGSRLAIRRGTAFVRAIMLVVTTVLIVKLALDYAGLL
- a CDS encoding SDR family NAD(P)-dependent oxidoreductase, which encodes MMESAQKTVFISGGTSGIGLAAAEILLERGWTVAVSGRSAERGKAALDYLNVGSRAVYMSGDVGNDEDCRRMIGETVRQFGRLDGLVTSAGYYEECLLEYTDDEQVRKMFAVNVYGTISLCRYALPYLKKTCGSIVTVSSDAGLQGNVACSVYGATKGAVVAFTKSLALEAAPHQVRVNCVCPGDVETPLLEKQLQGDPSLTIESMKEQYPLYRLAKPQEVGKAIAFLLSDDASFITAAALPVDGGLTSW
- a CDS encoding YkvA family protein — translated: MWKLLSFFARFYTPGKFIRFIRGTGRRLHFLPKLMTIFYCMQDKDTPKFVKLALMGALGYVILPLDLVSDAFIGIGWLDDAAVVAAALRLAGTYVKPEHLEKVRRMFPFANV
- a CDS encoding acyl-CoA thioesterase — its product is MVTVTEKVRFYETDMMGIAHHSNHIRWFECGRCEYLRQAGIDLFELMDEGILFPIKSVSCEYVSPINYADTIVIETRLTRLSRAQMTYSYRIVRKEDGVLLAVGTSQNVFTHKDTGTVARLDDRHYNKLKAWYEREEASAQ
- the murI gene encoding glutamate racemase, producing the protein MERNRQPIGVFDSGVGGLTVVNKLRMLLPHENIIYVGDTKRNPYGSRTPEEIFSYTRDILRFMSEKEVKLVAIGCNTVTAVAYETVRKEVPYPLIGMSRGIRTAREISAKKKIAVFATDLTIANHSHKKMAAAIDPDIEIVEQACPALANLVERGVLSGEEIMEPLRRYTAPVIASGADTAIFGCTHFPFVQPLFEELCGDTIAFVDPAHEMALQTLEVLKKGGLLNHDRLPGYLRLCFTAEARRGGKLAEHLIPANEFTVEEISFA